The following proteins are co-located in the Massilia litorea genome:
- a CDS encoding GGDEF domain-containing response regulator, giving the protein MKVLIADDDRLSLLYLQDTLEDWGYEVETVADGQSACDRLQEPDAPMLAIIDWMMPGMDGIDVCRLIRSRVKDRYVYLIMLTSRSETEFVVEAMNAGADDFIGKPFNVEELQVRIRAGRRISELEQQLRLKASHDALTGIYNRGAVIDILEKELVRLGREHQPVAVIFGDLDHFKRTNDVYGHLAGDAVLREVTRRVGGVLRPYDSLGRYGGEELLIVLPACDAAGAMEVAERVRSAVAAQPVQTGFGAIPSSLSIGVAAAGPGQGMSCSGLLQLADAALYRAKAGGRNRIELAGE; this is encoded by the coding sequence ATGAAAGTATTAATCGCAGACGACGACCGGCTCTCGCTGCTGTATTTGCAGGACACGCTGGAAGACTGGGGCTACGAGGTCGAGACCGTCGCCGACGGCCAGAGCGCCTGCGACCGGCTGCAGGAGCCGGACGCGCCGATGTTGGCCATCATCGACTGGATGATGCCGGGCATGGACGGCATCGACGTGTGCCGGCTGATCCGCAGCCGCGTGAAGGACCGCTATGTCTACCTGATCATGCTGACCTCGCGCAGCGAAACCGAGTTCGTGGTGGAGGCAATGAACGCCGGCGCCGACGATTTCATCGGCAAGCCCTTCAACGTCGAGGAGTTGCAGGTGCGGATACGGGCCGGGCGCCGGATCAGCGAACTGGAACAGCAATTACGGCTCAAGGCGAGCCATGATGCGCTGACCGGCATCTACAATCGCGGCGCGGTCATCGATATCCTCGAAAAGGAGCTGGTGCGCCTGGGCCGTGAGCACCAGCCGGTGGCGGTCATTTTCGGCGACCTCGACCATTTCAAGCGCACCAACGACGTGTATGGCCACCTGGCCGGCGACGCGGTGCTGCGCGAAGTGACCCGGCGCGTGGGCGGCGTCCTGCGGCCCTATGATTCCCTTGGGCGCTATGGCGGCGAGGAGCTGCTGATCGTGCTGCCGGCCTGCGATGCCGCCGGTGCGATGGAGGTCGCCGAACGGGTACGCTCGGCGGTGGCCGCGCAACCGGTACAGACCGGGTTCGGCGCGATTCCGAGTTCGCTCAGCATCGGCGTCGCCGCCGCCGGCCCCGGCCAGGGCATGTCCTGCAGCGGCCTGCTGCAGCTGGCCGACGCGGCGCTGTATCGCGCCAAGGCGGGCGGGCGCAACCGGATCGAGCTGGCCGGGGAGTGA
- a CDS encoding response regulator, whose amino-acid sequence MSTDRISILLVDDHRVVRNGIRLMLGTADDIEVVGEAETAQDALQFANEHDVDVVLVDINLPDKSGLDLIKRLRTLKPETAAVVLTAYPEETYALRAFRQGAAGYLNKNSSTDVIVAAVRKAAAGGRYLTPETMERFAGMLGGDRLGSHALLSDRELEVLKRLAEGESLVRIAGQLHLSPSTVTTYRARVLDKMGMKSNAELTRYAIEHGLLG is encoded by the coding sequence ATGAGCACTGACAGGATCAGCATTTTGTTGGTGGACGATCATCGCGTCGTGCGTAACGGCATACGCCTGATGTTGGGAACGGCCGACGACATCGAAGTGGTCGGCGAAGCGGAGACGGCACAGGACGCGTTGCAGTTCGCGAACGAGCACGACGTCGATGTCGTTCTCGTGGACATCAACTTGCCCGACAAAAGCGGACTGGATCTCATCAAGCGCTTGCGGACGCTGAAGCCGGAAACCGCGGCCGTCGTGCTGACGGCCTATCCCGAGGAAACCTACGCGCTGCGCGCCTTCAGGCAGGGCGCGGCCGGATACCTGAACAAGAACAGCAGCACCGACGTCATCGTTGCCGCGGTCCGCAAAGCAGCTGCCGGCGGCAGATACCTGACGCCGGAGACGATGGAACGGTTTGCCGGCATGCTCGGCGGCGACCGGCTGGGATCACACGCGCTGCTGTCCGACCGCGAACTCGAGGTGCTGAAGCGGCTCGCGGAAGGCGAGAGCCTGGTCAGGATCGCCGGGCAGCTGCACCTGAGCCCGAGTACGGTGACCACCTACCGTGCGCGGGTGCTCGACAAAATGGGAATGAAAAGTAACGCCGAGCTGACCCGCTATGCGATCGAGCATGGCTTGCTGGGGTAG
- a CDS encoding PAS domain S-box protein, protein MRKLRPHQAAGILVSLLGLVVMAGWWTGQTRLVHLTPNYFPMLFNVALSFFVAGGALVLPESRPGLRERGQQAAGLLVAALAATIGLQDVLGTDFGIDQLFVTQWFDDGNPHPGRMAPLTSAGFILTGACLMLMQRLRSSRAAQLALQVLVHGILAAGIFSLVGYSLKLELLYNWYRFARMAPHTAIGFILLGAGLWALWFRTLKLNGVYADREDKRIAAFATLILFVLAFTGGLAGFVLSIQRTEASLKQNLEAALANRTQLLEIVLDDRVKLARALASDPSLLASLQEIAAHPARDRAAALAKMDLHVMGDMDAGMAVLAADGAAILQRGHLVREARLALPLRQGATLLWDEHAIMQVDVPVIYKGKRFGTLVLQNAMPAIDKLLADASLLGKTGDIIMCAALSAGQMRCLPTRLVLSGYPVIDRVTKGQPWPASRALDGQAGVVTLADGRGQQVIAAHGPVRGFGLGVVVKQDTAELFAQIRAQMTDLLVLLTLLVAASLLLLRWQLVPLVTSLLAAKRKADINEARIRSVVDNVADGLITIDEQGRIESINPAAAAMFGYELDEAAGCHFEMLIPARFRRNHARIMADYARTGTASIIGGAAIDVHGQRKDGSEFPMQIAIREMRVEGQRLFVGIVRDISRRRHAEQEMRKAEERFRLVSQATNDVVWDLDFATEQTWWNEGLIHQFGYRPEEVESGPAWWRDRVHPEDREALLAVVDRELASGCRFWAQDYRFARADGSYMHIHDRAYIIRDEDGNPTRAIGAMMDVTQRKEAEARLRQSESRFSEVFNLSPVAITVTRVADGGFLDVNDALLQMLGYERHEVIGHTSLSIDFWLSPEERAAMVARIQARGSVRDFPMRARAKGGRVLDLLISVNLVELEGEAHLFCFLTNVTERKRAEEALRESEEKFRSIVETTMDWIWSIDAQGRVLYANPAVTDILGFQPEELIGTTIVDCLHPDAQREVATELSRLAAGKGTWTNLVLRWRHKDGSDRYTQSSAVPMLSEDGKLLGYRGSDHDITLLKRYEQELEDAKHKAEAANQAKSEFLANMSHEIRTPMNGVIGLTSLVLNTQLSAQQREYLGLMKSSADSLLRLLNDILDFSKMEARKLELDAVEFDVREAVGNTLKTFSASASEKGLELAYHVAPDVPALLVGDPGRLAQIIVNLAGNALKFTRQGEVVVRVAGEPQGDAGTLLHISVADSGIGMSPEQQAHIFAAFAQADSSTTRQYGGTGLGLTIVSQLVALMDGTIRVESEPGKGTTFHLAVRLGLPEHQPAPGIGQQAPALKNMPVLVVDDNRSNRLILAEILVSWGMQPVLAADGRQALAEMREQAARGTPFPLVLLDAGMPQFDGFELAKAIKASPVLAGGTVMMLSSSDASAEIARCNALGVTRFVRKPVKQSELFDAIASAASAAPAGRGGAPEHPLPLRAVPARKLNVLVAEDHHINQVLIAAILSGLGHSFSIARNGLEVLQLLEHEPPGQPFDVVLMDGQMPEMDGYQATAEIRRREQLSGRHLHIIAVTANAMKDDREVCLAAGMDDYLTKPIDTDQLIERLEATQRRPGKPGPEALPAPSAPTGAPTAFDLESALKRTRGKLTLLKQLAALFLQDLPDSLAELQLAIAAGDMRAIERLAHRLRGAAFTVSAEPLAEAANRLEQIGKNREPGRVQEAVRDLQARAAELTTELAQLTEKDL, encoded by the coding sequence ATGCGCAAGCTTCGGCCGCACCAGGCGGCAGGTATCCTGGTTTCACTGCTTGGCCTGGTGGTCATGGCGGGCTGGTGGACCGGCCAGACGCGCCTGGTCCATCTCACGCCCAACTATTTCCCGATGCTGTTCAACGTCGCCCTGAGCTTCTTCGTGGCCGGCGGCGCGCTGGTGTTGCCGGAATCGCGACCGGGTCTGCGCGAAAGGGGCCAGCAGGCGGCCGGCCTGCTGGTTGCCGCCCTTGCCGCCACAATCGGGCTGCAGGACGTTCTCGGCACGGATTTCGGCATCGACCAGTTGTTCGTCACCCAGTGGTTCGATGACGGCAACCCGCACCCGGGCCGGATGGCGCCGCTGACCAGCGCCGGCTTCATCCTGACCGGCGCCTGCCTGATGCTGATGCAGCGGCTGCGCTCGTCGCGGGCGGCCCAGCTCGCCCTCCAGGTGCTGGTCCACGGTATCCTCGCGGCCGGGATCTTCAGCCTGGTCGGCTATTCGCTCAAGCTCGAACTGCTCTATAACTGGTACCGGTTTGCGCGCATGGCGCCGCACACGGCGATCGGTTTCATCCTGCTCGGTGCCGGACTGTGGGCGCTCTGGTTCCGCACACTCAAGCTCAACGGCGTGTATGCCGACCGCGAGGACAAGCGGATTGCCGCATTCGCCACCCTGATCCTGTTCGTGCTCGCCTTCACCGGCGGACTGGCGGGATTCGTGCTGTCGATCCAGCGCACCGAGGCGTCGCTCAAGCAGAACCTGGAAGCGGCGCTCGCCAACCGCACGCAATTGCTGGAAATCGTCCTCGACGACCGGGTCAAGCTGGCGCGTGCGCTGGCGTCCGACCCGTCCCTGCTGGCCTCGCTGCAGGAGATCGCGGCCCACCCGGCGCGCGACCGCGCCGCAGCGCTGGCAAAGATGGACCTGCACGTCATGGGGGACATGGACGCCGGCATGGCGGTGCTCGCGGCCGACGGCGCGGCCATCCTGCAGCGCGGCCACCTGGTGCGCGAGGCGCGCCTGGCCCTGCCCTTGCGCCAGGGGGCGACCCTGCTCTGGGACGAGCACGCGATCATGCAGGTGGATGTGCCGGTCATTTACAAGGGCAAGCGTTTCGGAACATTGGTGCTGCAGAACGCCATGCCGGCGATCGACAAATTGCTGGCCGATGCCAGCTTGCTGGGGAAAACCGGCGACATCATCATGTGCGCGGCGCTCAGCGCCGGGCAGATGCGCTGCCTGCCGACCCGCCTCGTGCTGTCCGGCTATCCCGTCATCGACCGTGTAACCAAAGGCCAGCCGTGGCCCGCCAGCCGTGCGCTGGACGGGCAGGCCGGTGTGGTCACGCTGGCGGACGGGCGCGGGCAGCAGGTGATCGCGGCCCACGGCCCGGTACGCGGCTTCGGCCTGGGCGTGGTGGTGAAGCAGGATACGGCCGAACTGTTTGCGCAGATCAGGGCGCAGATGACCGATCTGCTGGTGCTGCTGACGCTGCTGGTGGCCGCCAGCCTGCTGTTGCTGCGCTGGCAGCTGGTGCCGCTGGTGACCTCCTTGCTGGCAGCCAAACGCAAGGCCGACATCAATGAAGCGCGGATCCGCTCGGTGGTCGACAACGTTGCCGACGGCCTGATCACCATCGACGAACAGGGCAGGATCGAGTCGATCAACCCGGCCGCCGCGGCAATGTTCGGCTACGAGCTGGACGAGGCCGCGGGCTGCCACTTCGAGATGCTGATCCCGGCGCGCTTCAGGCGCAACCATGCCCGGATCATGGCCGACTATGCACGCACCGGTACCGCCAGCATCATCGGCGGCGCGGCGATCGACGTGCACGGCCAGCGCAAGGACGGCAGCGAGTTCCCGATGCAAATTGCGATTCGCGAAATGCGGGTCGAAGGCCAGCGCCTGTTCGTCGGCATCGTGCGCGACATCAGCCGGCGCCGGCATGCCGAACAGGAGATGCGCAAGGCCGAAGAGCGCTTCCGGCTGGTGTCGCAGGCGACCAACGACGTGGTGTGGGATCTCGATTTCGCGACCGAACAGACGTGGTGGAACGAAGGCCTCATCCATCAGTTCGGCTACAGGCCGGAGGAGGTCGAGAGCGGCCCGGCCTGGTGGCGCGACCGGGTCCATCCGGAAGACCGCGAGGCGCTGCTGGCCGTCGTCGACCGGGAGCTGGCGAGCGGCTGCCGGTTCTGGGCCCAGGACTACCGCTTCGCCCGGGCCGACGGCAGCTACATGCACATTCACGACCGCGCCTACATCATCCGTGACGAGGACGGCAACCCGACCAGGGCGATCGGTGCGATGATGGACGTGACCCAACGCAAGGAGGCCGAAGCGCGCCTGCGCCAGTCCGAGTCGCGTTTTTCCGAAGTCTTCAATCTGAGCCCGGTTGCAATCACCGTCACCCGTGTTGCCGACGGCGGCTTCCTCGACGTCAACGATGCCTTGTTGCAAATGCTCGGCTATGAGCGCCACGAAGTCATCGGCCACACGTCGCTGAGCATCGATTTCTGGCTGTCGCCCGAGGAACGCGCGGCCATGGTCGCGCGGATCCAGGCCCGTGGTTCGGTCCGGGACTTCCCGATGCGCGCGCGCGCCAAGGGCGGCAGGGTGCTCGATCTGCTGATCTCGGTGAACCTGGTCGAACTGGAGGGCGAGGCGCACCTGTTCTGCTTCCTGACGAACGTCACCGAACGCAAGCGCGCGGAGGAGGCCTTGCGCGAGAGCGAAGAAAAATTCCGTTCGATCGTCGAAACCACGATGGACTGGATCTGGTCGATCGACGCGCAGGGACGCGTCCTGTATGCGAACCCGGCGGTCACCGATATCCTCGGCTTCCAGCCGGAAGAACTGATCGGCACGACGATTGTCGATTGCCTGCATCCGGACGCGCAACGGGAAGTCGCCACCGAACTGTCGAGGCTGGCCGCGGGCAAGGGCACCTGGACCAATCTGGTCTTGCGCTGGCGCCACAAGGACGGCAGCGACCGCTACACGCAGTCGAGTGCGGTCCCGATGCTGAGCGAAGACGGCAAGTTGCTTGGTTATCGCGGCAGCGATCACGACATCACCCTGCTCAAGCGTTACGAGCAGGAGCTCGAGGATGCCAAGCACAAGGCGGAAGCGGCCAACCAGGCCAAGAGCGAGTTCCTGGCCAACATGAGCCACGAGATCCGCACGCCGATGAACGGCGTGATCGGGCTCACCAGCCTGGTGCTGAACACGCAGTTGTCCGCGCAGCAGCGCGAATACCTGGGCTTGATGAAATCGTCGGCCGATTCGCTGTTGCGGCTGTTGAACGACATCCTCGACTTCTCCAAGATGGAAGCGCGCAAGCTGGAACTCGATGCGGTCGAGTTCGACGTACGCGAGGCGGTCGGCAATACCTTGAAGACGTTTTCGGCGAGCGCCAGCGAAAAGGGCCTCGAACTGGCCTATCACGTCGCGCCCGACGTGCCGGCCCTGCTGGTGGGCGACCCCGGGCGGCTGGCGCAAATCATCGTCAACCTCGCCGGCAACGCGCTCAAATTCACCAGGCAGGGCGAGGTGGTGGTGCGCGTGGCCGGCGAGCCGCAAGGGGACGCGGGCACCCTGTTGCATATCAGCGTGGCCGACAGCGGGATCGGCATGTCGCCCGAGCAGCAGGCCCACATCTTCGCCGCCTTCGCCCAGGCCGACAGTTCGACCACCCGCCAGTACGGCGGAACCGGGCTCGGCCTGACCATCGTTTCCCAGCTGGTTGCACTGATGGACGGCACGATCCGGGTCGAAAGCGAACCCGGCAAGGGAACCACCTTCCATCTTGCGGTGCGCCTCGGGCTGCCTGAACACCAGCCCGCCCCCGGCATCGGGCAGCAGGCGCCGGCCTTGAAGAACATGCCGGTGCTGGTGGTCGACGACAACCGCTCGAACCGCCTGATACTGGCCGAGATCCTGGTCAGCTGGGGCATGCAGCCGGTGCTGGCGGCCGATGGCCGCCAGGCGCTCGCGGAAATGCGCGAGCAGGCGGCGCGCGGCACCCCGTTCCCGCTGGTCCTGCTCGATGCCGGCATGCCGCAGTTCGACGGCTTCGAGCTGGCGAAGGCAATCAAGGCGTCGCCGGTCCTGGCCGGCGGTACCGTGATGATGCTGTCCTCCAGCGACGCGTCGGCGGAAATCGCCCGTTGCAACGCCCTGGGCGTGACCCGCTTCGTGCGCAAGCCGGTCAAGCAGTCGGAACTGTTCGATGCGATCGCCTCGGCCGCCAGCGCCGCCCCGGCCGGCAGGGGCGGGGCGCCGGAGCACCCATTGCCGCTGCGCGCGGTCCCGGCGCGCAAACTGAATGTGCTCGTCGCCGAAGACCACCACATCAACCAGGTACTGATCGCGGCCATCCTGTCCGGGCTGGGCCATTCCTTCTCGATCGCCAGGAACGGCCTGGAGGTCTTGCAGTTGCTCGAGCACGAGCCGCCCGGCCAGCCATTCGACGTGGTCCTGATGGATGGCCAGATGCCGGAAATGGACGGCTACCAGGCCACTGCCGAGATCCGGCGCCGCGAGCAGCTGAGCGGCAGGCATTTGCACATCATCGCGGTGACCGCGAATGCGATGAAGGATGACCGGGAAGTCTGCCTGGCCGCCGGCATGGACGACTACCTGACCAAGCCGATCGACACCGATCAGCTGATCGAACGGCTGGAGGCTACCCAGCGCAGGCCCGGCAAGCCAGGCCCGGAGGCCTTGCCTGCGCCATCCGCGCCCACGGGCGCACCGACGGCCTTCGACCTGGAATCGGCCCTGAAACGGACCCGGGGCAAGCTGACGCTGCTGAAACAGCTGGCAGCCCTGTTCCTGCAGGACCTGCCCGATTCGCTGGCGGAGCTGCAGCTGGCGATTGCCGCCGGCGACATGCGCGCCATCGAACGGCTGGCGCACCGGCTCAGGGGCGCCGCGTTCACCGTCAGCGCCGAGCCGCTGGCCGAGGCGGCGAACCGGCTCGAACAGATCGGCAAGAACAGGGAACCCGGGCGCGTGCAGGAAGCGGTCAGGGACTTGCAGGCGCGCGCGGCGGAATTGACCACCGAACTGGCACAGCTTACGGAGAAAGACCTATGA
- a CDS encoding sensor domain-containing diguanylate cyclase, translating to MIDFSNDVDANAESLRAEHEALMQFLYLAPVGLVQAGIDGEIVMINPISAQLLMPLSPDGSLTNLFTALESVAPDLRLQCAQYPKANGMVFEGEHIHLRADDSIRGTPQILSLTLLKLDAARVMAVIQDVTAEVRRERQLRQSDAWLNAILTRISDYALAAVDRAGRLCDWNESIARVTGFGEHIVGSPYSIFYPPDAMTGEHLLDRLREADTNGWSMDEGLRLRADGSQFWCSALIAPLPDREAFGDDPAAPRYCLILRDISDKRAATEKRRQAAFCDHLTSLANRRAFFEAAELELDRAAHTPRSLALIVFDADHFKHINDRYGHPAGDRVLCDLANVLRDTFRAVDTVARLGGEEFAVLLPSTGIEQALAGAERLRALVATRLVAADGAEIAYTVSAGVAILDGTAGGIDLLIKRADEALYQAKAQGRNRVAPWTPELTLHENTPQRSRNAD from the coding sequence TGATGCAGTTCCTGTACCTGGCCCCGGTCGGCCTGGTACAAGCCGGCATCGACGGCGAGATCGTGATGATCAACCCGATCTCGGCCCAGCTCCTGATGCCGCTGTCGCCGGACGGCAGCCTGACGAACCTGTTCACCGCGCTGGAAAGCGTGGCGCCCGACCTGCGCCTCCAGTGCGCCCAATACCCGAAAGCCAACGGCATGGTCTTCGAAGGCGAGCACATCCACCTGCGCGCCGACGACAGCATCCGCGGCACGCCGCAGATCCTGTCGCTGACCCTGCTGAAACTGGACGCCGCGCGCGTCATGGCCGTGATCCAGGACGTGACGGCCGAAGTGCGGCGCGAACGCCAGCTGCGCCAGAGCGACGCCTGGCTCAACGCCATCCTGACCCGCATCAGCGACTACGCCCTGGCCGCGGTCGATCGCGCGGGCCGCCTGTGCGACTGGAACGAGAGCATCGCGCGCGTCACCGGTTTCGGCGAGCACATCGTCGGCTCGCCCTATTCCATCTTCTATCCGCCCGACGCGATGACCGGCGAGCACCTGCTCGACCGCCTGCGCGAGGCCGACACCAACGGCTGGAGCATGGACGAAGGCCTGCGCCTGCGCGCCGACGGCAGCCAGTTCTGGTGCAGCGCGCTGATCGCGCCCTTGCCGGACCGCGAAGCCTTCGGCGACGATCCGGCCGCACCGCGCTACTGCCTGATCCTGCGCGACATCAGCGACAAGCGCGCCGCCACCGAGAAGCGGCGCCAGGCCGCCTTCTGCGACCATCTGACCTCGCTGGCGAACCGGCGCGCCTTTTTCGAAGCCGCCGAGCTCGAACTCGACCGCGCGGCCCACACCCCGCGTTCGCTGGCCCTGATCGTGTTCGACGCCGACCACTTCAAGCACATCAACGACCGCTACGGCCACCCGGCCGGCGACCGCGTGCTGTGCGACCTGGCCAACGTCCTGCGCGACACCTTCCGCGCGGTCGACACGGTGGCGCGCCTGGGCGGCGAGGAATTCGCCGTGCTGCTGCCCTCGACCGGCATCGAGCAGGCGCTGGCCGGCGCCGAGCGCCTGCGCGCGCTGGTGGCGACCCGCCTGGTCGCGGCCGACGGCGCCGAGATCGCCTACACCGTCAGCGCGGGCGTGGCGATCCTGGACGGCACGGCTGGCGGCATCGACCTCCTGATCAAGCGCGCCGACGAGGCGCTTTACCAGGCCAAGGCGCAGGGACGCAACCGCGTCGCGCCCTGGACTCCCGAACTGACTCTTCATGAAAACACTCCACAGCGAAGCCGCAATGCGGATTGA
- a CDS encoding putative bifunctional diguanylate cyclase/phosphodiesterase, with product MKTLHSEAAMRIEQIDAYEALVQFLYRAPIGLVQTGLDGAVEMLNPMASNLLMPLARDGGLDNLFATLEAVAPQLKQLADAFDQPSGVVCEALRVPLGDDHSAPGAPQVLSISLLKLDPERLMAALTDATLEMQREQENLRRRLRSAARTDALTRLPNRAAAREQLQGLLDRGASADRFALLFLNCDRFRQINDTLGQSAGDRLLTSIGDRLLAALADRMRAGGLPANGRVDPAAGGTGLVARVGGDEFVVLLDGLRHPDEAERLALRLLDTLARPHQVDGHEVACRASIGLFWGGEPGKDGEIAGDADAAIGDASIAMIEAKRAGGARHVMFEAAMRERAARRADIEAQLRTALAEEQLFVMYQPVVGLNPDGSTDHSAGVEALVRWQHPTRGLVPPFDFIGVAEECGLIDQIGDFVLERSCVDFMRWRAQLGGAAPRLMAVNLSRAQLAQPDWTAKVANVLARTGMPPESLQLEVTESLAAQDEQIQVRLHELKSLGIKLALDDFGTGYSSLSSLHLLPVDTVKIDRSFVCKADTSHHHRVLIEATVKVAQSLGMNTVAEGIETAAQLDAVRAQLCAKGQGYLFSRPLVSNALVEWIGANR from the coding sequence ATGAAAACACTCCACAGCGAAGCCGCAATGCGGATTGAGCAGATCGACGCCTACGAGGCCCTGGTGCAGTTCCTGTACCGGGCCCCGATCGGCCTCGTGCAGACGGGGCTCGATGGCGCTGTCGAGATGCTCAATCCGATGGCCTCGAACCTGCTGATGCCGCTCGCCCGCGACGGCGGACTGGATAACCTGTTCGCGACCCTGGAAGCGGTTGCACCTCAGCTGAAACAGCTGGCGGACGCCTTCGACCAGCCTTCGGGCGTGGTCTGCGAGGCGCTGCGCGTGCCGCTCGGCGACGACCACAGCGCGCCCGGCGCGCCGCAGGTGCTGTCGATCAGCCTGTTGAAACTCGATCCGGAACGCCTGATGGCGGCGCTCACCGACGCCACCCTGGAGATGCAGCGCGAGCAGGAAAACCTGCGCCGGCGCCTGCGCAGCGCGGCGCGCACCGACGCCCTGACCCGGCTGCCGAACCGCGCCGCGGCGCGCGAGCAGCTGCAAGGCCTGCTCGACCGCGGGGCGAGCGCGGACCGCTTTGCGCTGCTGTTCCTCAATTGCGACCGCTTCCGCCAGATCAACGACACCCTCGGCCAGAGCGCGGGCGACCGCCTGCTCACCTCCATTGGCGACCGCCTGCTGGCGGCGCTGGCCGACCGCATGCGTGCCGGCGGCCTGCCCGCGAACGGCCGGGTCGACCCGGCCGCGGGCGGGACCGGCCTGGTGGCGCGCGTCGGCGGCGACGAATTCGTGGTGCTGCTGGACGGCCTGCGCCATCCGGACGAAGCCGAGCGCCTGGCCCTGCGCCTGCTCGACACGCTGGCGCGGCCGCACCAGGTCGACGGCCATGAAGTGGCCTGCCGGGCGAGCATCGGTTTGTTCTGGGGCGGTGAGCCTGGCAAGGACGGCGAGATCGCCGGCGACGCCGACGCGGCGATCGGCGACGCCAGCATCGCCATGATCGAGGCCAAGCGCGCCGGCGGTGCGCGCCACGTGATGTTCGAGGCGGCCATGCGCGAGCGCGCCGCGCGCCGCGCCGACATCGAGGCGCAGCTGCGCACGGCGCTGGCGGAAGAACAGCTGTTCGTCATGTACCAGCCGGTGGTCGGCCTGAATCCCGACGGCTCGACCGACCACTCGGCCGGCGTCGAGGCCCTGGTGCGCTGGCAGCATCCGACGCGCGGTCTGGTGCCGCCCTTCGATTTCATCGGCGTGGCCGAGGAATGCGGGCTGATCGACCAGATCGGCGACTTCGTGCTGGAACGCTCCTGCGTCGACTTCATGCGCTGGCGCGCGCAGCTGGGCGGGGCCGCGCCGCGCCTGATGGCCGTGAACCTGTCGCGCGCCCAGCTGGCCCAGCCCGACTGGACGGCGAAAGTGGCGAACGTGCTGGCCCGCACCGGCATGCCGCCCGAGAGCCTGCAGCTCGAAGTCACCGAAAGCCTGGCCGCCCAGGACGAGCAGATCCAGGTGCGCCTGCACGAACTGAAAAGCCTCGGCATCAAGCTGGCGCTGGACGATTTTGGCACCGGCTATTCCTCGCTGTCGAGCCTGCACCTGTTGCCGGTCGACACCGTCAAGATCGACCGCTCCTTCGTCTGCAAGGCCGATACCAGCCATCACCACCGGGTGCTGATCGAAGCCACGGTCAAGGTCGCGCAGAGCCTGGGCATGAACACGGTGGCCGAAGGCATCGAAACGGCCGCCCAGCTCGACGCCGTGCGCGCCCAGCTCTGCGCCAAGGGCCAGGGCTATCTGTTCAGCCGGCCGCTGGTGTCGAATGCGCTGGTGGAGTGGATCGGCGCAAATCGCTGA